The stretch of DNA CTACCCCCCGCGTACTCCACGGCTTAACCTGCTCCAGCGGCCCCATAAACATCTCGTAAAGCCGGAGGGAGTCGGCACCGTACTGAGCGATAACCTCGTCAGGATTGACGACATTCCCCCGGCTTTTGCTCATTTTGTAGGCGCGGGCCTCCACGCGAATCTCCGGATGGGCCTTGAGCACAAAGAAGTCCCCTCGTTTTTCAACTTCAGCCTCTTTCTGCTTGACCGCCTCCAGCTTTTCGCCGGTGCGCACGTCTACGCCATCGTCCACGTGCTCGGCCGACACCCAGCGGCCTTCCGCATTCCGAAAGGCCGTATACTCCATCTCACCCAGAATCAGGCCCTGATTGACCAGTTTCATGAAGGGCTCGGGCGTGGAGACCAGCCCCAGATCATAGAGCACTTTGTGCCAGAACCTGGCATAGAGCAGGTGTAACACGGCGTGCTCGGCACCGCCCACGTAGAGATCGACGGGCATCCAGTACCGCTCCTTTTCCGGATCGACAAAGCGCTCCTCGTTATGCGGATCAATATAACGTAGATAGTACCAGCAGGAACCGGCCCACTGCGGCATGGTGTTCGTCTCGCGGTGAAAGTTTTTGATCTCGACGCCGGGCGGCGGTTCCACACCGGGTTTGAGCAATCGGACGTTCCCTTCGGGGGTCACCCAGCCTTTGACCCGAACCCAGTCAACGGCGCGGGCAAGGGGTGGCTGAGGCTCGGCTTCTGGATCAGACACCGGTTGAGGCCGAAAGTCTTCCAGATCGGGCAGTTCGACTGGCAACTCCGACTCGTCAAGTGGGTAAGTGCGGCCTGTCCGACGTCCCTCTTCATCCACCTCGTGCACGATAGGGAACGGCTCCCCCCAGTAACGCTGTCGACTGAAGAGCCAGTCGCGTAGCCGATACTGTACCGAACGCTTCCCCAGTCCCCTACGCTCAAGCCATGCGACAATCACCCGCTTGGCTTCTTCGTTATACAGGCCGTTCAACGACACCTCGTCGTTGGCCGAGTTAACATGCGGCCCATCGCCTTCATAAGCCCCTTCCGCAAGATCCCCCCCCTCGACCACCTCAACGATGGGCAGGTTATACTTGCGTGCAAACTCCCAGTCACGCTGATCGTGGCCAGGCACCGCCATGATGGCACCTGTCCCGTAATGTCCAAGCACGTAATCGGCGATCCAGATGGGAATCTGCTGGCCGGTAGCCGGGTTGATGGCATAGCCCCCGGTAAAGACGCCGGTCTTTTCGCGGGCCAGCTCGGTACGTTCCAGATCTGACTTCTGTTGCGCCTGTTGCCGGTAAGCTTCCACCTCCGTCCGATGAGCGTCGGTGGTAATCTGATCCACCAGGGGATGCTCGGGCGCCAGCACCATGTAAGTGGCCCCAAAAAGCGTATCGGGCCGGGTCGTAAAGACCCGAATGCGTGCATTCAGTCCCACGACCGGAAATTCGATCTCGGCTCCCTCCGACCGACCGATCCAGTTACGCTGCATCTCCTTGATGCTCTCGGGCCAGTCGAGCAGCTCCAGGTCCTCAAGCAACCGATCGGCGTAGGCTGTAATGCGCAGCATCCACTGGCGCATGGGACGGCGATACACAGGATAGCCCCCCCGCTCCGATTTGCCGTCGATCACCTCTTCGTTAGCCAGCACGGTCCCGAGCGCCGGACACCAGTTGACCGGAACCTCGGCCTCGTAGGCCAGCCCTTTCTTATAGAGTTGCAAAAAGATCCACTGCGTCCATTTGTAATAACGGGGATCGGTCGTGTTAACTTCGCGATCCCAGTCGTACGAGAAACCCAGGCTTTTCAGTTGTGCCCGAAAGCGCGCAATGTTGCGCTCGGTCGTAAGGCGCGGATGTGTATTTGTCTCGATCGCATACTGCTCGGCGGGTAGCCCGAAGGCATCCCATCCCATTGGATGGAGCACGTGGTAGCCCTTCATGCGTCGGTACCGGGCCATAATGTCGGTGGCCGTATAGCCTTCGGGATGCCCTACGTGTAGCCCGGCCCCGCTGGGGTAGGGAAACATATCGAGCACATAGTACTTGGGCCGGGTAGGGTCGAAGCCCGGCTCTCCGGGACCAGCTGTCCGAAACGTCTTGTGCTCCTCCCAATAGCGCTGCCACTTCTTTTCAATCTCCTTAAAAGGGTATCCGGCCATAGCCCTGTTTTAGCTGCGCAGTGTCTTGTCAGAAGCAGGGGCAATATACGCTACGAGTCGAGCGATTGTTTATTGAGAACATGTACAAAAGGCCCCTGGCGGGGCCTGTGGGATGACCTCGGAGATGACTGATCGATCACCGAAAAGCCACCCCCAGTATAAGGGAGAAGTTTCGGTTTTTTACATCATCCGTCCGGGGGGCCCTGCGGTCGATTTTCGTAAGGCCCAGGTAGTAGCGTCCGGCAAGAAACACCTCCCGCATCAACCCGCGTTGCACCGGCAGTCCCAGCTCCACTCCCCCTACACCGCCCAGATCAAAGGCCCGAAGCATTGCGTCAGCGTCCTGTTCGTTGATTTCAGTATTAAGCCGAACGGAGAACTGGGGACCGGCCATGAAGCGCAGGATACCGTTACCAGGCGGTACGGCGACACGCATCAGCAGGGACAGGGTTGTATAGCTGATGCGCACGCGCGCATCGTCCGGTGCAAACGGGGCTCCTCTCACCCGCTTTCCTCCCTTTACTTCGTACCAGAGTTCTGGTTGAAGCGCCAGCAGATCGTTCAGCGGATAGCGCAGAAAGGCGCCGGCCGAAAATCCTGGCCGATAGGCCGCACTGCCCAGGTCTTCACCGACGAACGTAGCCTGCACCCATCCGGAAGCAAATCCAATCAGAGGGTCCGGTTGGGCCTGCAGCACGTGCGCTCGCATGAGCGCAAAAATAAGCAGCAGGACAGCTCCTGACCAGCGAGTACGCATGGCTGCTTCCGGTCTGATTCGACATACCAACGATCCGCTTGATCCTCGTTAGGCCGAAAGCGTTTCCAACCACTTTTAACAACGTTGTTAATTTTTTGCAGCCCCCGCGTTGATCCACCGGGCAAAACGCTCAATTTCGTGGCTCAAGCGCGTACGCAGCGGCTCAAGACGGGGCTCGTGACGTTGCGTGGCCAGCATCAGCAGAGCGCGGTGAAAGCGCAGCTGTGCTTGAGGACCGGCGCTGAGCGCACGCCGACCGGGTCCCTCTGCAAAGACATCAACTCCAGCCTGTAGGCTCTGGTTGATTGTCCACAGGTTATGCAGCTTATCAGCCAGACTAATGGCTATAGCGGCTGGTGGCGCAGTCTGCAGGCGCGCCAGGTAATCAGCCTTGCGTTCTTCCCAGCTCCGTCGTCGTCCCTGTTCGTCGAATTTTTGTTCACTCACGGCATACACCAGCCGGGCTACTGCCTCGCCCATACGCGCCCGCAGCACCTCATAGCGAAGCTGCTGACCATGGCGGTTTGTATCTTCCAGCGCATCATGCAAAAAGGCAGCGGCCACGGTTACGTCATCCCACCCGGCCCGGTCCACCAGTAGCGCTACTGTGGTCAAGTGCGCCATCACGGGCACAGGTACAAGGTCGTCAGCGTCGGGCGCCGGCATCAGGGGCGGTCGCCATTGACTTTTGCGATAGGTGCCATCGTGCCAGCGCGCTGCCAGCTCAATGGCCTGTTCTACCAGGGGACTGAACAGGGCGCGTCCGGTTTGCTCGTCTACACCCGCCATATCCTCACAGATTTTTCATAGATATATTACCTGGAGCGCCGAGGTGTCCAGCGAAAGGGTATGCAGCA from Rhodothermus sp. encodes:
- a CDS encoding porin family protein, with the translated sequence MRTRWSGAVLLLIFALMRAHVLQAQPDPLIGFASGWVQATFVGEDLGSAAYRPGFSAGAFLRYPLNDLLALQPELWYEVKGGKRVRGAPFAPDDARVRISYTTLSLLMRVAVPPGNGILRFMAGPQFSVRLNTEINEQDADAMLRAFDLGGVGGVELGLPVQRGLMREVFLAGRYYLGLTKIDRRAPRTDDVKNRNFSLILGVAFR
- the leuS gene encoding leucine--tRNA ligase, which codes for MAGYPFKEIEKKWQRYWEEHKTFRTAGPGEPGFDPTRPKYYVLDMFPYPSGAGLHVGHPEGYTATDIMARYRRMKGYHVLHPMGWDAFGLPAEQYAIETNTHPRLTTERNIARFRAQLKSLGFSYDWDREVNTTDPRYYKWTQWIFLQLYKKGLAYEAEVPVNWCPALGTVLANEEVIDGKSERGGYPVYRRPMRQWMLRITAYADRLLEDLELLDWPESIKEMQRNWIGRSEGAEIEFPVVGLNARIRVFTTRPDTLFGATYMVLAPEHPLVDQITTDAHRTEVEAYRQQAQQKSDLERTELAREKTGVFTGGYAINPATGQQIPIWIADYVLGHYGTGAIMAVPGHDQRDWEFARKYNLPIVEVVEGGDLAEGAYEGDGPHVNSANDEVSLNGLYNEEAKRVIVAWLERRGLGKRSVQYRLRDWLFSRQRYWGEPFPIVHEVDEEGRRTGRTYPLDESELPVELPDLEDFRPQPVSDPEAEPQPPLARAVDWVRVKGWVTPEGNVRLLKPGVEPPPGVEIKNFHRETNTMPQWAGSCWYYLRYIDPHNEERFVDPEKERYWMPVDLYVGGAEHAVLHLLYARFWHKVLYDLGLVSTPEPFMKLVNQGLILGEMEYTAFRNAEGRWVSAEHVDDGVDVRTGEKLEAVKQKEAEVEKRGDFFVLKAHPEIRVEARAYKMSKSRGNVVNPDEVIAQYGADSLRLYEMFMGPLEQVKPWSTRGVEGVHRFLNRVWRLYINSEDGTLRVDEGEPTRVQLRVLHQTLRRVTDDIEAMRFNTAIAAMMEFVNEANRWDTFPRAIAEPFVLMLSPFAPHIAEELWERLGHTQSLAYEPWPAVNEAYLKVEEVEIAVQVNGKVRATVRIPAEADQETALAIARQHANVARYIDGKTIRRAIYVPGRIINFVVS
- a CDS encoding HD domain-containing protein yields the protein MAGVDEQTGRALFSPLVEQAIELAARWHDGTYRKSQWRPPLMPAPDADDLVPVPVMAHLTTVALLVDRAGWDDVTVAAAFLHDALEDTNRHGQQLRYEVLRARMGEAVARLVYAVSEQKFDEQGRRRSWEERKADYLARLQTAPPAAIAISLADKLHNLWTINQSLQAGVDVFAEGPGRRALSAGPQAQLRFHRALLMLATQRHEPRLEPLRTRLSHEIERFARWINAGAAKN